In Apis cerana isolate GH-2021 linkage group LG6, AcerK_1.0, whole genome shotgun sequence, the following are encoded in one genomic region:
- the LOC107993623 gene encoding uncharacterized protein KIAA0513 isoform X2, giving the protein MVDVTTAPSTGGVSLIGRTRGALRSVKSALGGSGEYLQGLGSRIGSVLSSSLEESELTTTPSTSPSSPQASPQTKPEEEQLARRKLRLPKFGAGLSYEDYEAIARHKLERQGSTNTSRCMRKYPPGMTYEEIASSRSAGIKRQESKIEEDDSPDRDSQESIEPLQEKDLKATGPDPFDKLNYRTEMPSSDSTSDQDGYGPSTSLDSNMDGRKLWHRSDSSGSVQSWASSLSADSQSEEAAADFMKSFVPLLFDAPNTIDQEQKANFGQMVLTESGRIWFSRVVNTRRARPCVTEASFYSLAQHFAVALFECHEADDFAPAKSLMNMCFTFYHEVEVPGLEPYREYLYTHLRIQPIWTSMRFWTAAFFDAVQCERASRPVPPRPKSLDQEASAAEDRRFQANIVFGQLGTFTCNMHAFGLSRTLCLEFLRKQCVIANLTKDQEKMLRDNIERMYDETEPWR; this is encoded by the exons ATGGTGGATGTAACGACAGCTCCATCCACCGGTGGAGTATCTCTAATTGGACGCACCAGAGGTGCACTTAGATCCGTCAAGTCTGCGTTAGGAGGAAGTGGAGAATATCTCCAGGGTTTGGGTAGTAGAATAGGATCTGTTCTGAGTAGCAGTTTAGAAGAAAGTGAATTGACCACGACGCCGTCAACATCACCCTCTTCGCCACAAGCATCACCTCAGACCAAACCGGAAGAAGAACAATTGGCTAGAAGGAAATTAAGGCTTCCCAA ATTTGGAGCAGGTTTATCGTATGAAGATTACGAAGCGATAGCAAGGCATAAACTAGAGCGCCAAGGTAGCACCAATACCTCAAGGTGCATGAGAAAATATCCTCCAGGTATGACCTACGAGGAAATAGCTTCGTCGAGATCGGCTGGAATTAAAAGACAAGAAAGTAAAATCGAGGAAGATGACAGCCCCGATAGGGACAGTCAAGAAAGCATAGAACCTCTTCAAGAAAAAGATCTTAAGGCCACAGGACCTGATCcttttgataaattgaattacagAACAG AGATGCCTAGCAGCGATTCGACGAGCGATCAGGATGGATATGGGCCTAGCACAAGTTTAGATTCGAACATGGATGGTCGTAAATTATGGCATAGATCag atTCATCAGGATCCGTTCAATCTTGGGCTTCCAGTTTATCAGCAGATAGTCAATCCGAAGAAGCTGCTGCAGATTTTATGAAGTCCTTTGTACCTCTTTTATTCGATGCTCCGAATACTATTGATCAGGAACAGAAAGCAAACTTTGGTCAAATGGTTCTT ACAGAATCCGGTAGAATATGGTTCTCCAGAGTGGTGAATACGAGGAGAGCACGCCCTTGTGTAACAGAAGCATCCTTCTATTCTTTAGCGCAACACTTCGCTGTCGCGCTTTTTGAATGTCACGAAGCAGATGATTTTGCTCCTGCCAAAAGTCTCATGAATATGTGTTTCACTTTTTACCACGAag TCGAAGTACCAGGATTAGAGCCatatagagaatatttatacacacaTTTACGAATACAACCGATATGGACATCAATGAGATTTTGGACAGCAGCTTTTTTTGATGCTGTACAATGCGAAAGAGCTTCAAGACCAGTTCCTCCGAGGCCTAAATCTTTGGATCAAGAAGCCAGTGCTGCTGAGGATCGAAGGTTTCAAGCCAATATCGTTTTTGGACAATTAGG AACTTTCACATGTAACATGCACGCGTTTGGCCTATCACGTACTCTATGCCTAGAATTTCTTAGGAAACAATGTGTAATTGCAAATCTAACGAAAG atcaagaaaaaatgttacgcgATAACATAGAGAGAATGTATGACGAAACAGAACCTTGGCGGTAG
- the LOC107993623 gene encoding uncharacterized protein KIAA0513 isoform X1: MVDVTTAPSTGGVSLIGRTRGALRSVKSALGGSGEYLQGLGSRIGSVLSSSLEESELTTTPSTSPSSPQASPQTKPEEEQLARRKLRLPKFGAGLSYEDYEAIARHKLERQGSTNTSRCMRKYPPGMTYEEIASSRSAGIKRQESKIEEDDSPDRDSQESIEPLQEKDLKATGPDPFDKLNYRTARAPTRYQTVVFRLEMPSSDSTSDQDGYGPSTSLDSNMDGRKLWHRSDSSGSVQSWASSLSADSQSEEAAADFMKSFVPLLFDAPNTIDQEQKANFGQMVLTESGRIWFSRVVNTRRARPCVTEASFYSLAQHFAVALFECHEADDFAPAKSLMNMCFTFYHEVEVPGLEPYREYLYTHLRIQPIWTSMRFWTAAFFDAVQCERASRPVPPRPKSLDQEASAAEDRRFQANIVFGQLGTFTCNMHAFGLSRTLCLEFLRKQCVIANLTKDQEKMLRDNIERMYDETEPWR; encoded by the exons ATGGTGGATGTAACGACAGCTCCATCCACCGGTGGAGTATCTCTAATTGGACGCACCAGAGGTGCACTTAGATCCGTCAAGTCTGCGTTAGGAGGAAGTGGAGAATATCTCCAGGGTTTGGGTAGTAGAATAGGATCTGTTCTGAGTAGCAGTTTAGAAGAAAGTGAATTGACCACGACGCCGTCAACATCACCCTCTTCGCCACAAGCATCACCTCAGACCAAACCGGAAGAAGAACAATTGGCTAGAAGGAAATTAAGGCTTCCCAA ATTTGGAGCAGGTTTATCGTATGAAGATTACGAAGCGATAGCAAGGCATAAACTAGAGCGCCAAGGTAGCACCAATACCTCAAGGTGCATGAGAAAATATCCTCCAGGTATGACCTACGAGGAAATAGCTTCGTCGAGATCGGCTGGAATTAAAAGACAAGAAAGTAAAATCGAGGAAGATGACAGCCCCGATAGGGACAGTCAAGAAAGCATAGAACCTCTTCAAGAAAAAGATCTTAAGGCCACAGGACCTGATCcttttgataaattgaattacagAACAG CAAGGGCCCCGACCCGCTATCAGACGGTCGTTTTTCGTTTAG AGATGCCTAGCAGCGATTCGACGAGCGATCAGGATGGATATGGGCCTAGCACAAGTTTAGATTCGAACATGGATGGTCGTAAATTATGGCATAGATCag atTCATCAGGATCCGTTCAATCTTGGGCTTCCAGTTTATCAGCAGATAGTCAATCCGAAGAAGCTGCTGCAGATTTTATGAAGTCCTTTGTACCTCTTTTATTCGATGCTCCGAATACTATTGATCAGGAACAGAAAGCAAACTTTGGTCAAATGGTTCTT ACAGAATCCGGTAGAATATGGTTCTCCAGAGTGGTGAATACGAGGAGAGCACGCCCTTGTGTAACAGAAGCATCCTTCTATTCTTTAGCGCAACACTTCGCTGTCGCGCTTTTTGAATGTCACGAAGCAGATGATTTTGCTCCTGCCAAAAGTCTCATGAATATGTGTTTCACTTTTTACCACGAag TCGAAGTACCAGGATTAGAGCCatatagagaatatttatacacacaTTTACGAATACAACCGATATGGACATCAATGAGATTTTGGACAGCAGCTTTTTTTGATGCTGTACAATGCGAAAGAGCTTCAAGACCAGTTCCTCCGAGGCCTAAATCTTTGGATCAAGAAGCCAGTGCTGCTGAGGATCGAAGGTTTCAAGCCAATATCGTTTTTGGACAATTAGG AACTTTCACATGTAACATGCACGCGTTTGGCCTATCACGTACTCTATGCCTAGAATTTCTTAGGAAACAATGTGTAATTGCAAATCTAACGAAAG atcaagaaaaaatgttacgcgATAACATAGAGAGAATGTATGACGAAACAGAACCTTGGCGGTAG